AGGTCTCTCGCTGATCTGTATTAATCATAGCACCCATGCGGGTTTCTTTGAGCCTTGGGTCTCCTATAACGGTGCGCTCGAGTTGCTTACCGAGGGCGATTTGCACCTCTTCAACAAGGTTCTCCGGCACAATTACCCTACGTATGGCGGTACACTTCTGACCACATTTTACGGTCATTTCCTTGCGAACTTCTTTTATAAATAGATCGAATTCTGGTGTACCTGGCACGGCATCATCACCCAGCACACATGCATTCAAGCTATCTGCTTCCATCGTGAATGGGACACTTTCTTGAAGAAGTCTAGGATGATTTTTGAGTTTACGACCGGTTGCCGCACTACCTGTAAAAGTTACTACGTCTTGAGATTCAACGGTATCCAGAATATTTGTTGTCAATCCTGATAATAGCTGTAAACTACCTTCAGGCAAAATACCACTGCTGATAATTTCACGAACAACCGCCTCAGTCAAAAAGGCTGTTTGAGGTGCTGGAAGTACTACGGCGGGCATACCTGCCATCCAATTTACCGCACATTTTTCCAACATTCCCCAAACCGGGAAATTAAACGCGTTTATGTGTACAGCCACACCTTTTTTAGGAACAAGTAAGTGATGTGCCATAAAGCGGCCTCCTCGTGATAGATCAATAGGGTCACCTTCTACCGCATAAGACTGATCTGGAAAAAGCTTTCTCAAGCTAGCATTTGCAAAAAGATTTCCAAAACCACCCTCGATATCGATCCAGCTATCGACTCTCGTCGCGCCAGTTTTATAAGATATTTCATAAAAATGCTCTTTCCTTTTTGTGAGATAAAGAGCTAGTTTTTTAATCATATTCCCTCGTTGCTGGAAGGTCATATCTCTCAACACCTTCCCATGGTCACGCCCATATTGCAAGGTCGTAGCGATATCTAAGCCTGATGTACTAGTTGCACCAATGATTTCACCAGTTACGGCATCAAACATATTTCTGGTTTCAGAGTTATCACCGGTTTGCCAGTTTCCTTGAATGTAAGAGGGAAGAATCATAAGAAATGTAATAGAAGCGTAAAGTTAAGGCAGCTGGAAGGATTTAATCTTTCGTTACGGAAGCTTGTTGAACGGAATGAATCAAAGTACCATCATCACCCATTCCTTCAATTATGAACCACATGGTATCCTGACCCACATAGGGCATTGTAAACTCAGCTTTGCCATTTTCAATCTTCAATTTACCCTGCCAATCTATTACGCCAAGTTTTTTGAAGAAGTTTGAACTGTAATCGAAATAAGTAGGTGTGTAGAATTTTGCTGGCATTTCAAAAGTCAATGGAACAATATAATCTGTAAAAAACTTAGAGCTTTTAGAGTAAGGAGATAAGTTTGGATCAAAATAAATTTTAATAATTGGAACTCCAGATTTCCCAAAAACTGATGTAGATCCCGATAAGTCCAATTCAATGTAATCTATGATAGACATGTCAAATCCCTGCAAATTTTCGCCCGAGATTGGCATTTGATCATTCAAAACAAATACAGCTTCATTCGGTTGATTATTTGAGTCTGTTAAACGCGCACTTGGATAAAAGAATCTTAATGTTCCATTTGAACGATTAATCCTAAAATTCTTATTTCTCAAATACTGTTCAATATTAATATATCTCATTCTATCGGCATCGTTGAAAAACTCGATCCTTCCCCTTGCACTGTTTCTGATCCTTTGATTTCGGTCTTCGTTTACTTCAGCTTCCACAATCACCGTGCTCAATGTCTCTGTTTCATCAAACAATTCTAATTGCACAGATTTCAATTCATCAGGTATCTTAAAGCTTAAATTCTCACGGATATTGTCAAAAAAAGGAAATTTAGATGGATTGAATTGCGGATAAATTTTTGCAGGTTTAGATTTTCCCCTTTTATTCTGAGCACTCAATTTAAGTGATTCGCCAGTTGTAGGAAAATAACCATTAAATGAAAACTTCTTTTGCTCATTATCAAGGGTTATAATTTTACTGTCTGTAAATCTTCCTGGTAATAGTAAAAAATCACTTTTGGATTTTGATTTCAAATTGGCAGTGACCATTATTCCGTCCTCCCAATTATATCTTAATGTATCAACCGGGCCAAATGTATTATTCCAGTCATGCATAGTCCATCCCTGAGTCAGTAATAAATTATCCAATGCAACTTCTACAGCGCGATCGTTTTTTTCAAAATATTGACTGGGGTCTTGAATGTTTCCTTTCAAATAAGTTGACAAGTAAAAATCACTAACAATATGATTCTGTGGTAATGCTTTTGATTGTCCTGGTAACACTGAAACACTAGAAGATGCTTTTGAAATCCCCTTAAAGTCCAGATTGATATGTAAGCTATCAAGTTGACGGGAAAGGAAAACTTTTGGTTCCTTATTTATATTTAATCCTTCCCTTTTAAAATAAAGTCGATCGCCTAAGTGAAGCCCTCTATGTGTGAAATATGAAATTTGATTCATACCCGCAGTCAAACTATCCCTTTTAATGGCCAGTAAATTTTCGTGATTTTTGAGGCTCACTTTAAATACTTTGATATTTTTATGATCATTGATCGCAACGACAAATTCTTCACCACTCCTATCCTCGAGAGTTTCGTTGTTTGTTTTTAGGTTGATGTACACTTTAGAATGCGACTCTGCAACAGCTACACTAACTCCTTTATCCTCTATATTGAGTCCCGACTTTACAACTTCCTGTTCTGATAGCTCAACTAAGAATTTATAATCTGATTCAGCATCTGGTAATAGCATAAAACTACCTATACCGTTATCATCGAGTTGAAAAACTGATATTTCTTCTCCATTTTTAAAGACTTTTCCACTGGCAGCAATTCCATTTCCATATTGGTCCTTTAAAATCGCTCCCATCTTTACAAATACACCATCGACGGCATGTCCACCTTCTGGCAGAATGGATAATGTAAAAGTCCTTTCTTCGCTTTCATAAAGTTCATCCATGTTTACGGAAGGATCTAGAATACGCAGCGGCTCTTGCGCATATAAAGGTTGGTCAAAATTTCGCATCCAGTTGGTAAACGCCTTTATGGAATAATCTCCAGCTGGAGTTGAACCATTAGTCTCAAACACATGAGTAGCTACGCCATTTTCTACCAGTAAAAGTTTTTCATCAACCACCTCATAACTATCGTCTAGAAGCTGGACATAAAGGTTTCTGGTTGCAAGTGAGGGTTGTTTAGTACGCTGATCTATCACATAGGCCGTATATCCTATATCCTCTCCTTTTACATAAATAGATTTATTCAGGTGGAGATGAATGTTTTCTTCAGGTATTTGACTTCTTTCATTGAAATTGTTGATCAAGCTGTCCACTTGATTTTGACCCGAACCAAAAACTGGAATCAACAAGATAAATAATAAAACTTGGTAGGTTTTCATGATTGGTATTTTTTTTGAAAAATAAGAGAATTAATTTTTACTTTTTTCCATCACTAATGGTACCGCGACTTACATAAAGTGCCCATCCAGCATAACCTTAGAAATTTTATTCTCACCAAAGTGATAGGGTATCGCCGCCAGACTTTCAATATCTTCAAATAACAATAGATCCGCTCTTTTGCCTACTTGAATACTACCGACTTTACTGCCAAGCTTAAGAGCGTGAGCGGCGTTGATGCTTAAGGCGTTTAATGCCTGACTGGGCGTCATTCTCATTTTGATACAAGCAAGAGCAAACACAAAATTCAAATTACCACTGGGCGTGCTGCCTGGATTATAATCACTGGCTAGTGATACAGCAACATCATTTTCCATCATTTTTTTCATGGGTGCATAATCCAATCCAAGAAAAAAACTACAGCTAGGCAATGCAGTTGCAATTGTAGGTGAGCTTTTTAAATTACCTAGATCTTCATCTGTCATTACCTCAAGGTGATCCACACTTACCGCTCCGGCACGCACGGCAGCTTGAACAGCTCCTAAGCTATTGAACTGATTCACATGCAGTTTGGGTTGCAAGCCATACTTTTTACCAGCCACTATCAAACGTCGCATCTCGTCAACTGTGAAGTAATTTTTTTCGCAAAAAACATCAATAAAGTCGGCGAGTTCTTCCTTGCTTATTCTAGGGAGCATTTCATTGATTATTAAATCAATATACCCATTTCTATCATTCTTAAATTCAGTTGGGATGGCGTGAGCTGCTAGAAAGGTCGCCTTTATAATCATCTTTGCTCCCCCTACAAATTCATGATTTTTTAATCGTTTGATCACACGTAGCATTTTCAATTCACTAGCGACATCCAGTCCATACCCACTTTTTATTTCTATAGTGGTCGTCCCTGTCTTCAAAACGGTTTCTAGCCGTTTGAGTGAATTTTTAAAA
This genomic interval from Nonlabens spongiae contains the following:
- the hutI gene encoding imidazolonepropionase → MSTLLTNIKELFQVRLNDTPALRGTAMDEVPSIKNAFLYIEEGRIADFGSMDDFPKHPAEEVIDCSNSIILPGYVDSHTHLVFAATRESEFEDRINGLSYEEIAARGGGILNSASRLRDMDEDELFKNSLKRLETVLKTGTTTIEIKSGYGLDVASELKMLRVIKRLKNHEFVGGAKMIIKATFLAAHAIPTEFKNDRNGYIDLIINEMLPRISKEELADFIDVFCEKNYFTVDEMRRLIVAGKKYGLQPKLHVNQFNSLGAVQAAVRAGAVSVDHLEVMTDEDLGNLKSSPTIATALPSCSFFLGLDYAPMKKMMENDVAVSLASDYNPGSTPSGNLNFVFALACIKMRMTPSQALNALSINAAHALKLGSKVGSIQVGKRADLLLFEDIESLAAIPYHFGENKISKVMLDGHFM